Proteins from a genomic interval of Actinoalloteichus hymeniacidonis:
- the groL gene encoding chaperonin GroEL (60 kDa chaperone family; promotes refolding of misfolded polypeptides especially under stressful conditions; forms two stacked rings of heptamers to form a barrel-shaped 14mer; ends can be capped by GroES; misfolded proteins enter the barrel where they are refolded when GroES binds), translating to MAKLIAFNEDARRGLERGMNTLADAVRVTLGPKGRNVVLEKKWGAPTITNDGVSIAKEIELEDPWEKIGAELVKEVAKKTDDVAGDGTTTATVLAQALVREGLRNVAAGANPLGLKRGIEKAVDAVAEQLLKTAKEVETKEQIAATAGISAGDASIGELIAEALDKVGKEGVITVEESNAFGLELELTEGMRFDKGYISGYFVTDTDRQETVLDDPYVLLYSSKVSTVKDLLPLLEKVMQAGKPLLIISEDVEGEALATLIVNKVRGTFKSVAVKAPGFGDRRKAILQDIAILTGGQVISEDVGLKLENADLSLLGQARKVVVTKDETTIVEGVGESEQIAGRVSQIRAEIERSDSDYDREKLQERLAKLAGGVAVIKVGAATEVELKERKHRIEDAVRNAKAAVEEGIVAGGGVALLQAAEAAFGGLTLVGDEATGANIVKVAVEAPLKQIAVNAGLEGGVVVEKVKGLTAGEGLDAATGDYKDLVAAGITDPVKVTRSALQNAASIAALFLTTEAVVADKPEKEKAPAAPDAGGMDF from the coding sequence ATGGCCAAGTTGATCGCGTTCAACGAGGATGCGCGCCGCGGCCTTGAGCGCGGCATGAACACTCTCGCCGACGCCGTGCGGGTAACGCTCGGCCCCAAGGGCCGCAACGTCGTGTTGGAGAAGAAGTGGGGCGCCCCCACCATCACCAACGACGGCGTCTCCATCGCCAAGGAGATCGAGCTCGAGGACCCCTGGGAGAAGATCGGCGCCGAGCTGGTCAAGGAGGTCGCCAAGAAGACCGACGACGTCGCGGGTGACGGCACCACCACCGCCACCGTGCTCGCCCAGGCCCTGGTTCGCGAGGGTCTGCGTAACGTCGCGGCAGGCGCCAACCCGCTTGGTCTCAAGCGCGGCATCGAGAAGGCCGTCGACGCAGTCGCCGAGCAGCTTCTCAAGACCGCCAAGGAGGTCGAGACCAAGGAGCAGATCGCTGCCACGGCCGGCATCTCCGCAGGCGACGCCAGCATCGGTGAGCTGATCGCCGAGGCGCTGGACAAGGTCGGCAAGGAAGGCGTCATCACCGTCGAGGAGAGCAACGCCTTCGGGCTGGAGCTCGAGCTCACCGAGGGTATGCGCTTCGACAAGGGCTACATCTCGGGCTACTTCGTCACCGACACCGATCGGCAGGAGACGGTCCTCGACGACCCGTACGTCCTGCTGTACAGCTCCAAGGTCTCCACGGTGAAGGACCTGCTCCCGTTGCTGGAGAAGGTCATGCAGGCGGGCAAGCCGCTGCTGATCATCTCCGAGGACGTCGAGGGCGAGGCCCTGGCCACCCTGATCGTCAACAAGGTGCGCGGCACCTTCAAGTCGGTCGCCGTCAAGGCTCCCGGCTTCGGCGACCGCCGCAAGGCCATCCTGCAGGACATCGCGATCCTCACCGGCGGCCAGGTCATCAGCGAGGACGTGGGCCTCAAGCTGGAGAACGCCGACCTGTCGCTGCTCGGCCAGGCTCGTAAGGTCGTCGTCACCAAGGACGAGACGACCATCGTCGAGGGCGTTGGCGAGTCGGAGCAGATCGCGGGCCGCGTGAGCCAGATCCGCGCCGAGATCGAGCGCAGCGACTCCGACTACGACCGCGAGAAGCTCCAGGAGCGGCTGGCCAAGCTCGCAGGCGGCGTGGCCGTCATCAAGGTCGGTGCCGCCACCGAGGTCGAGCTCAAGGAGCGCAAGCACCGCATCGAGGACGCGGTGCGCAACGCCAAGGCCGCCGTCGAGGAGGGCATCGTCGCCGGTGGTGGCGTGGCTCTGCTCCAGGCTGCCGAGGCCGCCTTCGGCGGGCTGACCCTGGTGGGCGACGAGGCCACCGGTGCCAACATCGTCAAGGTCGCCGTCGAGGCCCCCCTCAAGCAGATCGCGGTCAACGCCGGTCTTGAGGGTGGCGTCGTGGTCGAGAAGGTCAAGGGCCTCACCGCAGGCGAGGGCCTTGACGCCGCGACCGGCGACTACAAGGACCTGGTCGCCGCAGGCATCACCGACCCGGTGAAGGTCACGCGTTCCGCGCTGCAGAACGCCGCGTCGATCGCAGCGCTCTTCCTCACCACCGAGGCCGTCGTCGCCGACAAGCCGGAGAAGGAGAAGGCCCCGGCCGCTCCCGACGCCGGTGGCATGGACTTCTGA
- a CDS encoding CHAT domain-containing protein gives MSGIARTQHGVILALFGQHQSAIEKFTSAIALLDQPSSMEAEHRVLLPRCLLNRALAYIALGKPAAARRDLYRCMILSEQDDIPMLAAKATHNLGMLALRINEIPTALQYYEDTHARYRQFIPQLLPKIKMDQGEALLAAGLVEEAAKYLDESLPELRRNRTAHYLAEAEILRASAALVQGDSAMARNLTASAERRLLRRGNLSWAAIAALTRLRADVYVALENGRIGRNLQRRAIELAGRLAELKLVDETAAARSLAVRVALRRNDVELAESELARIPRPRQITPIDHRMLLRLCRAELAVAQGDRRRALAQARAGLAELGRIRDRMGGLDLVSGTAVHGRALGELAIRLVLASDGDRVHAGRLFSWLERTRAQSYRYQPQPPIADPLLAERVTDYRLLSKELQQARLEGRNPGETASRHAALQREITRLGWQSSLWGSPTPIAGLAEVARCLGDRAMVSFAVSDGHAVAVVIVGGRARLVRLGPIPEIMAAARELHADLDALAPDHLPAPLVAVIAGSANRRAERLDEKLLRPLAHLLADRELVIIPTGALYAVAWGALPSIHGRPFTVAPSATAWLAAERPEGTEQPDTDRAANAAAGQGGDDPGRVVLISGPDLLGAAGEVAGLQTHHPDATVLTGRQATVASVLTALDGAGLAHVAAHGAHEPENAMFSRLELTDGSLFAHETARLRRAPERVVLATCELALTRIRPGDEALGFAGALLASGSRTVIAATSKVGDQAAFETMAEFHRLLAQGRPPAAALAEAIAPEPLRRPFVCLGSGN, from the coding sequence TTGAGTGGTATCGCGCGTACCCAACACGGCGTTATTCTGGCCCTGTTCGGACAGCACCAATCCGCCATCGAGAAATTCACCTCGGCAATCGCGCTGCTCGACCAGCCGTCGAGCATGGAGGCCGAACACCGGGTTCTGCTGCCACGCTGCCTGCTCAACCGCGCGCTGGCCTACATCGCCTTGGGAAAACCGGCCGCAGCACGTCGTGACCTGTACCGATGCATGATCTTGAGCGAGCAGGACGACATCCCCATGCTCGCCGCCAAGGCCACGCACAACCTCGGCATGCTGGCGCTGCGGATCAACGAGATACCCACCGCCCTCCAGTACTACGAGGACACCCACGCCCGGTATCGGCAATTCATCCCGCAGTTGCTGCCGAAGATAAAGATGGATCAGGGCGAGGCCCTGTTGGCGGCCGGCCTCGTCGAGGAAGCGGCCAAATACCTCGACGAATCACTGCCGGAGCTACGCCGCAATCGAACCGCGCATTATCTGGCGGAGGCAGAGATTCTTCGCGCCAGCGCCGCGCTGGTGCAGGGCGACTCCGCCATGGCCCGCAACCTGACCGCGTCGGCCGAGCGCCGACTGCTTCGGCGAGGAAATCTGAGCTGGGCGGCAATAGCGGCATTAACCCGACTTCGTGCCGACGTTTACGTGGCCTTGGAAAACGGTCGAATCGGTCGTAATCTGCAACGCCGGGCCATTGAACTGGCGGGCAGGCTTGCCGAGTTGAAGCTCGTCGACGAAACCGCGGCGGCCCGATCGCTGGCGGTACGGGTCGCGCTGCGGCGCAACGACGTCGAGCTGGCGGAATCCGAATTGGCTCGGATCCCCCGGCCTCGACAGATCACCCCCATCGACCACCGGATGCTGCTGCGGCTGTGCCGCGCCGAGCTGGCCGTGGCGCAGGGCGACCGACGCAGAGCCCTCGCCCAGGCCAGGGCCGGCCTGGCCGAACTCGGGCGGATCCGGGACCGAATGGGCGGGCTGGATCTGGTCAGTGGCACCGCGGTGCACGGCAGGGCACTGGGCGAGCTGGCGATCCGATTGGTGCTGGCCTCCGATGGCGATCGCGTCCACGCGGGCAGGCTGTTCAGCTGGTTGGAACGCACCCGTGCCCAGTCCTACCGCTATCAACCACAGCCGCCCATCGCCGATCCCCTGCTGGCCGAACGGGTCACCGACTACCGGCTGCTCAGCAAGGAACTACAGCAGGCCCGCCTGGAGGGCCGCAATCCCGGGGAGACCGCCTCCCGGCACGCCGCACTACAGCGCGAGATCACCCGGCTCGGTTGGCAGAGCAGTCTGTGGGGCAGCCCGACGCCGATCGCGGGCCTCGCCGAGGTGGCACGGTGTCTCGGGGACCGCGCGATGGTGAGCTTCGCGGTCTCGGACGGACATGCCGTCGCGGTGGTGATCGTCGGAGGCCGCGCCCGACTGGTCCGGCTTGGACCGATTCCGGAGATCATGGCCGCCGCGCGGGAACTCCATGCCGATCTGGACGCGTTGGCACCGGATCACCTGCCCGCCCCGCTCGTTGCGGTGATCGCGGGTTCGGCCAACCGGCGGGCGGAGCGTCTCGACGAGAAGCTCTTGCGCCCGTTGGCCCATCTGCTCGCGGACCGCGAGCTGGTGATCATCCCCACCGGAGCGCTGTATGCGGTGGCGTGGGGAGCGTTGCCCTCGATCCATGGACGACCGTTCACGGTCGCGCCATCGGCGACGGCCTGGTTGGCCGCCGAGCGACCGGAGGGCACCGAGCAACCCGATACCGATCGGGCAGCCAACGCGGCGGCCGGTCAGGGTGGCGACGACCCCGGCCGGGTGGTGCTGATCAGCGGCCCGGACCTGCTCGGAGCGGCGGGCGAGGTGGCCGGGCTGCAGACCCATCACCCCGACGCCACGGTGTTGACCGGACGCCAGGCCACCGTCGCCTCGGTGCTGACCGCCCTCGACGGCGCCGGTTTGGCACATGTGGCCGCACACGGCGCACACGAACCCGAGAATGCGATGTTCTCCCGGCTGGAACTCACCGATGGCTCGTTGTTCGCCCACGAGACGGCACGGCTGCGACGGGCGCCCGAACGCGTCGTCCTGGCCACCTGCGAGCTGGCGTTGACCCGGATTCGGCCCGGCGACGAGGCGCTGGGATTCGCGGGCGCCCTGTTGGCGAGCGGGTCCCGTACCGTGATCGCCGCGACCAGCAAGGTGGGTGATCAAGCGGCCTTTGAGACGATGGCGGAATTCCACCGGCTGTTGGCCCAAGGACGCCCACCGGCCGCCGCGCTCGCCGAGGCCATCGCCCCTGAGCCGCTGCGCAGGCCGTTCGTCTGCCTGGGATCCGGGAACTGA
- a CDS encoding carboxypeptidase regulatory-like domain-containing protein translates to MSPTGNGSGQPPGGEDVDSFDVGDVLLAELGLLLDSADPVPSDLVERAQFAIELENLDVEVGRWERPKELAGVRGGEPSTMTFTVGDLTLMLTLAPSGNGHRFDGWLVPGGPHLVEVRVAGYESSSISADEGGRFALDTVPRGTTQILVHLTAHEGRPSRTIATPSIVL, encoded by the coding sequence ATGAGTCCGACCGGGAACGGCTCTGGGCAACCCCCGGGCGGCGAGGATGTCGACTCGTTCGATGTGGGGGATGTTCTGCTGGCCGAGTTGGGCCTGCTGTTGGATTCCGCCGATCCGGTTCCGTCGGACCTCGTCGAGCGGGCGCAGTTCGCCATCGAACTCGAGAACCTCGATGTGGAGGTCGGGCGCTGGGAACGCCCTAAGGAACTTGCTGGGGTACGTGGAGGAGAGCCCAGCACGATGACCTTCACGGTCGGCGATCTCACCTTGATGCTGACGCTGGCTCCCAGCGGCAACGGCCATCGATTCGATGGCTGGCTCGTTCCTGGTGGGCCGCACCTGGTGGAGGTGCGGGTGGCGGGCTATGAATCGAGTTCGATCTCGGCGGACGAAGGCGGCAGGTTCGCGCTGGACACCGTGCCACGTGGGACCACTCAGATTCTCGTTCACCTGACCGCGCACGAAGGTCGCCCGAGTAGAACCATCGCCACACCCAGCATCGTCTTGTAA
- a CDS encoding RNA polymerase sigma factor, which translates to MNHARTGQSELTWQELDGHERHGACLIAARAGDRDALNALVADLTPVVWRIARSQGLAKVAAEDVTQTVWLLLLRNLHSMDEPRALVAWLITTTRREAIRAVRGDRQSSLPAEMLEEVATTRHLPEPEVLRRDRDRQLWDAFHRLSARCQMVLSLTVLAGRVEYQGVAQALEIPRGSVGPTRGRCLTHLRSLLTVEGGTP; encoded by the coding sequence GTGAACCACGCGCGGACCGGCCAGTCGGAGCTGACGTGGCAGGAACTCGATGGCCATGAACGACACGGGGCATGTCTGATCGCAGCAAGGGCGGGCGATCGCGATGCGCTCAACGCCCTGGTCGCCGATCTGACTCCGGTGGTGTGGCGAATCGCGAGGTCACAGGGCCTCGCCAAGGTCGCAGCCGAGGATGTCACCCAGACCGTGTGGTTGCTACTGCTTCGCAACCTGCATTCCATGGATGAGCCCCGGGCTCTCGTCGCGTGGCTGATCACCACCACGCGACGCGAGGCCATTCGAGCGGTACGCGGCGACCGGCAGTCGTCGTTGCCCGCCGAGATGCTGGAGGAGGTCGCGACAACCCGACATCTACCCGAGCCGGAGGTGCTTCGCCGTGACCGAGACCGACAGTTGTGGGACGCATTCCATCGGCTGTCAGCGAGGTGCCAGATGGTCTTGAGCCTGACGGTGCTCGCGGGCCGCGTCGAGTACCAGGGCGTTGCACAGGCGTTGGAGATACCTAGGGGAAGTGTCGGACCGACGCGAGGCCGCTGTTTGACACATTTGCGGTCCTTGCTCACTGTGGAAGGAGGCACACCATGA
- a CDS encoding copper homeostasis protein CutC: MADGLLEVIALDAADAVAAQAGGADRLELVSEMAADGLSPTIDTVRSVLAATDLPVRVMLRDAPGFRAHDLDGLRRAAVELRAAGATEFVLGFLTSDGEVDDPACLALLAELDGCAWTFHRAVDHAADRRTAFERARRLGCDTVLTAGGPDGVSRDLTALIELADALGPADTMLLAGGGLRAEHVDGLRQHGIRRFHVGGGVRRDWQSPVTIDRVRRWVELVHR, from the coding sequence GTGGCCGACGGACTATTGGAGGTCATCGCGCTCGACGCGGCCGATGCGGTTGCGGCGCAGGCGGGAGGCGCGGACCGACTCGAGCTCGTTTCGGAGATGGCGGCGGACGGACTCAGCCCGACCATCGACACGGTGCGCAGCGTGCTGGCCGCCACCGATCTCCCCGTCCGCGTCATGCTCCGCGATGCGCCGGGATTCCGGGCGCATGACCTCGACGGCCTGCGGCGTGCCGCCGTCGAGCTCCGCGCTGCGGGCGCGACGGAGTTCGTACTCGGTTTCCTCACCTCCGACGGCGAGGTGGACGACCCGGCCTGCCTGGCGTTGTTGGCCGAATTGGACGGTTGCGCCTGGACCTTCCACCGCGCCGTGGACCACGCGGCCGACCGGCGAACCGCCTTCGAGCGGGCGCGGCGGCTGGGCTGCGACACGGTACTCACCGCTGGCGGCCCGGATGGGGTGAGCCGAGATCTGACCGCACTGATCGAGCTCGCCGATGCCCTCGGGCCCGCCGACACGATGTTGTTGGCCGGCGGGGGACTACGAGCCGAGCACGTCGATGGACTGCGGCAACACGGCATCCGACGCTTCCACGTCGGCGGTGGGGTTCGGCGCGACTGGCAGTCCCCGGTGACGATCGACCGGGTTCGTCGCTGGGTGGAGCTCGTGCATCGATGA
- a CDS encoding family 20 glycosylhydrolase: MIDGPYADLTESDGRPHGGFYTQQDLREIVAYASARHVTVVPEVDVPGHVQAAVAAYPELGELSEPVEMWTRCGVNPAVLRMSEYSVEFFRNVFDELLEIFPSELICVGGDEVPSSRPMNSSSGSDSPAWPICRVGSSGRSPRICARGAAGCWAGMRSSMRVRSAMASSSRPGAGSRRADWPPRRVTRW, from the coding sequence ATGATCGACGGTCCCTACGCAGACCTGACCGAGTCCGACGGCAGACCGCACGGTGGTTTCTATACCCAGCAGGATCTGCGTGAGATCGTCGCGTATGCCTCGGCCCGTCACGTCACGGTGGTACCCGAGGTCGATGTGCCCGGTCACGTCCAGGCCGCGGTCGCCGCCTATCCCGAGCTGGGCGAGCTCTCCGAGCCGGTCGAGATGTGGACCAGGTGTGGGGTCAACCCGGCGGTGCTGCGGATGTCCGAGTACAGCGTGGAGTTCTTCCGCAACGTCTTCGACGAGCTGCTGGAGATCTTCCCCTCGGAACTGATCTGTGTGGGCGGCGACGAGGTCCCATCGAGCAGGCCCATGAACTCCTCGAGCGGCTCGGACTCTCCGGCGTGGCCGATCTGCCGGGTTGGTTCCTCCGGGAGATCACCGCGCATCTGCGCGCGCGGGGCCGCCGGGTGCTGGGCTGGGATGAGATCGTCGATGCGGGTGCGCTCGGCGATGGCGTCGTCGTCGCGTCCTGGCGCGGGGAGTAGGCGGGCCGACTGGCCGCCGAGGCGGGTCACGAGGTGGTGA
- a CDS encoding family 20 glycosylhydrolase, whose product MCPETRLYLDHRQSADEREPLPVGWVHTLEDVYRYEPVPAGTSPAAAGRIRGAQAHLWSEYLDCPRRVDYAAFPRLAALAEVVWSPAEREVLEFIDRLARAHLPRLAALGVEYRPLSGPLPWQQRPGVAGLPRERPADG is encoded by the coding sequence ATGTGTCCGGAGACCCGGCTGTACCTCGATCATCGGCAGTCCGCCGACGAACGGGAGCCGCTTCCGGTCGGCTGGGTGCACACACTGGAGGACGTCTACCGCTACGAACCGGTGCCCGCAGGCACCTCGCCCGCCGCTGCAGGCCGGATCAGGGGCGCGCAGGCCCACCTGTGGTCGGAGTATCTGGACTGCCCTCGGCGGGTCGACTATGCCGCTTTCCCGAGGTTGGCCGCTTTGGCCGAGGTGGTGTGGAGTCCGGCCGAACGGGAGGTTTTGGAGTTCATCGACCGGCTGGCCCGAGCGCACCTGCCTCGGTTGGCGGCCCTGGGAGTGGAGTACCGGCCGTTGTCCGGGCCGCTGCCATGGCAGCAGCGTCCCGGGGTGGCCGGTCTACCGCGCGAGCGCCCGGCCGACGGCTGA
- a CDS encoding PspC domain-containing protein — MTENKLIDKLPPRFRRVRRSRQDRMLAGVSGGIGPALGVDPALVRIGFVAVAIIGLGTGALLYAACWLLIPEEN; from the coding sequence ATGACGGAGAACAAGCTCATCGACAAGCTCCCGCCCCGCTTCCGCCGGGTTCGCCGCAGCAGGCAGGACCGGATGCTCGCCGGAGTGAGCGGCGGCATCGGTCCCGCTCTCGGAGTCGACCCCGCGCTGGTCCGCATCGGCTTCGTCGCCGTCGCCATCATCGGCCTCGGCACCGGCGCGCTGCTCTACGCGGCCTGCTGGCTGCTCATTCCGGAAGAGAACTGA
- a CDS encoding CapA family protein, whose translation MIGGFKARDQHVRGSTVVAVVGLTAALTAGCVGSPVVATPPEDDQPQSSASGETTSDEPAEETGTFSLVATGDVLIHPALTEQAELDAAETGGERDFAPLFAGLGPLLDDADVGLCHLEVPLAAPEGPFLGWPLFSAPPEVADGLAAAGYDVCTTASNHTVDQGEEGVLRTLDRLEEVGIDQTGAARTEEEANTPLVREVNGVQVGHISHTFAFNSGTALPPDKPWMSNTLEAEEILAGARATEEAGADVVVASLHWGEEYRHEPTDSQIQLAEELAADPAIDLIIGHHAHVVQPFEKVGDTWVAYGLGNSVARHAEPRGTTEQGVAAHFTFERTSAGDWSVSEAAYVPTLVDLGPPVRLIDLTTAEADPDYETAEGAIDEVVLSRGAAEDGLVKFEG comes from the coding sequence ATGATTGGCGGTTTTAAGGCCCGAGATCAACACGTTCGTGGTTCCACGGTGGTGGCCGTGGTAGGCCTGACCGCGGCACTGACCGCAGGCTGTGTGGGCAGCCCGGTGGTGGCCACCCCGCCGGAGGACGACCAACCGCAGTCCAGCGCCTCCGGCGAGACCACCTCGGACGAGCCCGCCGAGGAGACCGGCACGTTCTCGCTGGTCGCGACCGGTGACGTGCTGATCCACCCGGCACTGACCGAGCAGGCCGAGCTGGACGCGGCCGAGACGGGCGGCGAACGGGACTTCGCGCCGTTGTTCGCCGGGCTCGGCCCGCTGCTCGATGACGCGGACGTGGGGCTCTGCCACCTCGAGGTGCCGCTGGCCGCGCCGGAGGGCCCCTTCCTCGGCTGGCCGCTGTTCAGCGCCCCGCCCGAGGTGGCCGACGGCTTGGCCGCTGCGGGCTACGACGTCTGCACCACCGCCTCAAACCACACCGTCGACCAGGGCGAGGAAGGTGTCCTGCGGACCCTGGACCGCCTGGAGGAGGTGGGGATCGATCAGACCGGCGCGGCACGCACCGAGGAGGAGGCGAACACCCCGCTGGTCCGCGAGGTCAACGGGGTGCAGGTCGGACACATCTCACACACCTTCGCCTTCAACAGCGGCACCGCGCTGCCGCCGGACAAGCCGTGGATGTCCAACACCCTGGAGGCCGAGGAGATCCTGGCGGGCGCCCGGGCCACCGAGGAGGCTGGCGCGGACGTGGTCGTCGCCAGCCTGCACTGGGGCGAGGAATACCGGCACGAGCCGACCGACTCCCAGATCCAACTGGCCGAAGAGCTGGCGGCCGACCCGGCGATCGACCTGATCATCGGCCACCACGCACACGTCGTGCAGCCCTTCGAGAAGGTCGGCGACACCTGGGTCGCGTACGGCCTCGGCAACAGCGTCGCCCGGCACGCGGAACCCCGAGGCACCACCGAGCAGGGCGTGGCGGCCCACTTCACCTTCGAACGAACCTCGGCCGGTGACTGGTCGGTGTCGGAAGCCGCTTATGTCCCGACCCTGGTGGATCTCGGTCCGCCCGTTCGACTGATCGATCTGACCACAGCGGAAGCCGATCCCGACTACGAGACGGCCGAGGGCGCCATCGACGAGGTGGTGCTGAGTCGAGGCGCCGCCGAGGACGGACTGGTCAAATTCGAGGGCTGA
- a CDS encoding YciI family protein — translation MRYLIQTYASQQDYEAMAGIETAQPAWTPAQLTAMTEFMTQLNADLVASGELIEARGLAAPSETRQVRGQGNAPVVTVSPYPADQPVLAGYWVVECDSIDRAVEIAAWLGDCPLPEQAVPHAFADVRPISDAPPE, via the coding sequence ATGAGATACCTGATCCAGACCTACGCCTCGCAACAGGACTACGAGGCGATGGCGGGCATCGAGACCGCCCAACCCGCCTGGACCCCGGCGCAGCTCACCGCGATGACCGAGTTCATGACCCAGCTCAATGCGGACCTGGTCGCCTCGGGTGAACTGATCGAGGCCAGAGGCCTGGCCGCGCCGAGCGAGACCAGGCAGGTCCGGGGCCAAGGCAACGCGCCGGTGGTGACGGTCTCGCCCTACCCTGCGGACCAGCCGGTGCTCGCGGGCTACTGGGTGGTGGAGTGCGACAGCATCGACCGGGCGGTGGAGATCGCCGCTTGGCTGGGCGACTGCCCGTTGCCCGAGCAGGCGGTCCCGCATGCCTTCGCCGATGTGCGACCGATCTCGGACGCCCCGCCCGAGTAG
- a CDS encoding DNA repair helicase XPB, with protein sequence MTEGPLIVQSDKTLLLEIDHPSSNEARVAIAPFAELERAPEHVHTYRITPLALWNARAAGHDAEQVVDVLVRFSRYPVPQPLLVDVVDTMGRFGRLRLVNSPVHGLVLESLDRAVLAEVLRNKKIAPMLGARLDEDVTSVHPSERGRLKQALLKIGWPAEDFAGYVDGEAHPITLDQDGWQLRDYQRQAVDAFWAGGSGVVVLPCGAGKTLVGAAAMAEAQATTLILVTNTVAGRQWKRELIARTSLTEDEIGEYSGERKEIRPVTIATYQVITRKSKGEYRNLELFDSRDWGLVLYDEVHLLPAPVFRMTADLQSRRRLGLTATLVREDGREGDVFSLIGPKRYDAPWKDIEAQGWIAPADCTEVRVTLTESERLTYATAEPEERYRVCATAATKVPVVRAILDRHPDEPSLVIGAYLDQLDELGEALNAPVIQGSTKNKEREALFDAFRKGELRTLVVSKVANFSIDLPEASVAIQVSGTFGSRQEEAQRLGRVMRPKEDGRQAHFYSVISRDTLDTDYAAHRQRFLAEQGYAYRIVDADDLLGPSLPEIA encoded by the coding sequence ATGACCGAGGGCCCACTGATCGTCCAGTCCGACAAGACGCTGCTGCTCGAGATCGACCATCCGAGTTCGAACGAGGCACGGGTCGCCATCGCGCCGTTCGCCGAGTTGGAGCGGGCGCCCGAACACGTCCACACCTATCGGATCACGCCGCTGGCCCTGTGGAATGCGCGGGCGGCCGGGCACGATGCCGAGCAGGTCGTCGACGTCCTCGTTCGGTTCTCCCGCTACCCCGTACCGCAGCCGCTGTTGGTCGACGTGGTCGACACCATGGGCCGCTTCGGCAGGCTCCGGCTGGTCAACAGTCCGGTGCACGGCCTGGTGCTGGAGTCCCTGGACCGCGCGGTGCTCGCCGAGGTACTGCGGAACAAGAAGATCGCCCCCATGCTCGGCGCGCGGCTCGACGAGGACGTCACCTCGGTCCACCCGAGCGAGCGCGGCAGGCTCAAGCAGGCGCTGCTCAAGATCGGCTGGCCCGCCGAGGACTTCGCGGGCTATGTCGACGGCGAGGCGCATCCCATCACCCTCGACCAGGACGGCTGGCAACTGCGCGACTACCAACGACAGGCCGTCGACGCCTTCTGGGCGGGCGGCTCCGGGGTCGTGGTGCTGCCCTGCGGCGCGGGTAAGACGCTGGTCGGCGCCGCTGCGATGGCCGAGGCACAGGCCACCACCTTGATCCTGGTGACGAACACGGTCGCGGGCCGACAGTGGAAACGCGAGTTGATCGCGCGTACCTCGCTGACCGAGGACGAGATCGGCGAGTACTCCGGCGAACGCAAGGAGATCCGTCCGGTCACCATCGCCACCTACCAGGTCATCACCCGCAAATCCAAGGGCGAATATCGGAACCTGGAGCTGTTCGATTCCCGCGACTGGGGCCTGGTCCTGTACGACGAGGTGCACCTGCTGCCTGCCCCGGTGTTCCGGATGACCGCCGACCTCCAGTCACGACGCAGGCTCGGGTTGACCGCCACGCTGGTCCGCGAGGACGGCCGGGAGGGCGACGTGTTCTCCCTGATCGGCCCGAAGCGCTACGACGCACCCTGGAAGGACATCGAGGCCCAGGGCTGGATCGCCCCCGCCGACTGCACCGAGGTCCGCGTCACCCTGACCGAGTCGGAACGGCTGACGTACGCGACCGCGGAACCCGAGGAGCGATATCGGGTGTGCGCGACGGCGGCGACGAAGGTGCCGGTGGTCCGGGCGATCCTGGACCGGCACCCCGACGAGCCGTCGTTGGTCATCGGCGCCTACCTCGACCAACTCGATGAGCTGGGCGAGGCGTTGAACGCGCCGGTGATCCAGGGTTCGACCAAGAACAAGGAACGGGAGGCGCTGTTCGACGCCTTCCGCAAGGGCGAGTTGCGCACGCTCGTGGTGTCCAAGGTCGCGAACTTCTCGATCGACCTGCCCGAGGCGTCCGTCGCGATCCAGGTCTCCGGCACCTTCGGTTCCCGGCAGGAGGAGGCGCAGCGGCTCGGCAGGGTGATGCGCCCCAAGGAGGACGGCAGGCAGGCGCACTTCTACTCGGTGATCTCCCGGGACACCCTGGACACCGACTACGCCGCCCATCGACAGCGGTTCCTGGCCGAACAGGGCTATGCCTATCGGATCGTCGACGCCGACGACCTCCTCGGGCCTTCCCTGCCCGAGATCGCGTGA